One genomic window of Salvia miltiorrhiza cultivar Shanhuang (shh) chromosome 4, IMPLAD_Smil_shh, whole genome shotgun sequence includes the following:
- the LOC131019363 gene encoding WD-40 repeat-containing protein MSI1-like, with protein sequence MGKDEDEMRGEIEERLINEEYKIWKKNTPFLYDLVITHALEWPSLTVEWLPDRLEPPGKDYSVQKMILGTHTSENEPNYLMLAQAQLPLEDAENDARQYDDERSEFGGFGCANGKVQIIQQINHDGEVNRARYMPQNPFIIATKTVSAEVYVFDYSKHPSKPPLDGACNPDLRLRGHSTEGYGLSWSQFKQGHLLSGSDDAQICLWDINATPKNKALDAMQIFKIHEGVVEDVAWHLRHEYLFGSVGDDQYLHVWDLRNPSMSKPVQSVVAHQSEVNCLAFNPFNEWVLATGSTDKTVKLFDMRKLSTALHTFDCHKEEVFQVGWNPKNETILASCCLGRRLMVWDLSRIDEEQTTEDAEDGPPELLFIHGGHTSKISDFSWNPCEDWVVASVAEDNILQIWQMAENIYHDEDDLPGEDSTKPS encoded by the exons ATGGGGAAAGACGAGGACGAAATGCGGGGCGAAATCGAGGAGCGCCTCATCAACGAGGAGTACAAGATTTGGAAGAAGAACACCCCCTTTCTCTACGATCTGGTAATCACCCACGCCCTCGAGTGGCCCTCCCTCACCGTCGAGTGGCTGCCCGACCGCCTCGAGCCTCCCGGTAAGGATTACTCCGTCCAGAAGATGATCCTCGGCACCCACACCTCCGAGAATGAGCCCAATTACTTGATGCTCGCGCAGGCTCAGCTCCCCCTCGAGGACGCCGAGAATGATGCTCGCCAGTACGACGACGAGCGCTCCGAATTCGGCGGCTTCGGCTGCGCTAATGGCAAG GTGCAAATTATCCAGCAAATTAATCATGATGGGGAGGTGAATCGTGCTCGCTATATGCCTCAAAACCCGTTTATTATTGCCACTAAGACTGTCAGTGCAGAAGTTTATGTCTTCGATTATAGCAAGCATCCATCTAAACCTCCCTTGGATGGTGCGTGCAACCCTGATTTGAGGCTCAGGGGCCATAGTACAGAAGGATATGGTTTATCATGGAGCCAGTTCAAGCAGGGTCATTTGTTGAGTGGTTCAGATGATGCCCAAATATGTTTATGGGATATAAATGCGACTCCAAAGAATAAGGCTTTAGATGCCATGCAAATTTTTAag ATTCATGAAGGTGTTGTTGAAGATGTAGCATGGCATCTGAGGCATGAATACTTGTTTGGATCTGTTGGAGACGATCAGTATTTGCATGTATGGGATCTCCGTAATCCATCAATGAGCAAGCCTGTACAATCTGTAGTTGCTCATCAGAGTGAG GTAAACTGTTTAGCCTTCAATCCATTTAACGAGTGGGTTTTAGCAACCGGATCTACTGACAAGACtgttaaattatttgatatgcGAAAGCTTTCTACTGCCCTCCACACCTTTGATTGCCACAA GGAGGAGGTTTTCCAGGTCGGATGGAATCCAAAAAATGAGACCATCTTAGCTTCGTGTTGTCTTGGTAGGAGATTAATGGTCTGGGATCTTAGCAG GATTGACGAAGAACAAACAACAGAGGATGCGGAGGATGGGCCGCCAGAGCTATTGTTCATTCACGGCGGCCATACGAGCAAGATATCGGACTTTTCATGGAACCCTTGTGAGGATTGGGTAGTAGCGAGTGTGGCCGAAGATAACATACTACAAATTTGGCAGATGGCAGAGAACATCTACCACGACGAAGATGATCTGCCTGGAGAAGATTCTACCAAGCCTTCCTAG